The window cattacccaggcttacttttccctgcagcacatgaatatttagcattgtatagagatgtctctagggttatttctaaaggtacgctttcctcaggaacccttcacttctacttacaaatccccatgaaaggggatccctctgacgtgttcgatgtgtttaaaatggacgcgttgccttttcatcttgatggcacgccatattttctgcacaccgacacgctttccacttaccttgcggtttctgaagaccgcactcactatatgctcttggactccttggaccgctgtactaaacaccacctgctctatgtatgtccccctgtcgcccctgtctactcgacttctgtccagcgctgcgagatcgctctttctcgatcgcccagacgccctctcgctgtgttctaagtctctcctcagagtcttccccggtcttcatcccgtctcctgcgggctgggtcttcgctaccgatactcccagatggtcaccatggtctgcccggacagcccggtctccaaatacaggcagaccatcaacggacgggtctcctcagcctcggtatgggctgtagtgcccactccgacgccttcagcctcctgcctctgctactatggacggtgacgccccgctgacggttcatcgcgccccttccacatcggacgtgacgtggtctcatcgctcctggccaagactcccttggccccttccctccccgccgtcgcccgggtcgtctctggcccccgctggacctccctccagcacttcacgcgctccaggaatccgtctccggtccccgccttcgaccccttcccttggtggggtggctgctcctcggcgtcgtcttcgtcgccggtgggtggccttcttctgtctcttccggtCCCGTCTCGCAGGacctccccacgatcccgccatccccgtctgggccctccatggtcgtccgccgggcggaacgctttgtgccacgaggacgtggcgtgattttaacgggggtatgtggtgcccgaggctgcgacaccactcgtgtcatcatcatcttcaccggcaatattttccgatgacaacagcggtatcgaccgctaaaacacaacacggactccaacacatgattgtccccactgttcatttaccaacctatacacaattgtaattgcccattaacgcacccgcttatctctaagccaaaacacaatcaccgcggcacaaacaggatcagccgcggaacaaaatgttatgaaaacaaagctgcgtcaccgcgtgaattaagcatgtcggttaggtagattattgtatgagctcggtgtgagtttgatgtatgactcacacgcctgacgtattaccctcgcgatatctgcctataagaagcattttctccaggcttgacctcagattaaccagcactctgttcgtggctggacactcagttgtccttccctagacaacatgggtagaacattcatcgttgctactgtgagtatggagtgaagaattaccatagaggaaagcgtatctaacatatctattgtgttctattatcttagttttacttaggattatatttctatgatactttattgtgtgagtttttactcaatattataccagtgttaacgtcagtaaccaatagtgaaagaaaacctgaagactcattgagtctagtaagccagtcgctggtttaaacaatatttttaccctctgtaatattaagtagtattaaggtagaataaaatacatataagaaaggcgacaccgtttcatcaccccatttacgaactcctttaaatactcctaaagtaccagaattttaagtcaagtgtcactagtacaaacagtgtgtcgtctcccctgtgtgacccggattacgggttacaacaagtGTGCTACAGAGCATAAAAGTGAAATTTGTAGTGTGGCGAGGTCCGATTCTATGATGTGTGGGGGAAAGCTGCCTCAGGccgctgtccaatcagcgacgagctAACAAAAGCAGCCCGGGATCCAGTTGCAAGCAACAAATAGAGTTATAGTCGTTGGCTTCGTTATAGTTAGACTCGGCTATGAAGTCCGATTGGGCGGGGCTCACTCCGCTCGGGGCACAGCCCTGCCAAATCTAGCCTTCATAGCAAGGACAGCCGTGTGGGTGTGAGAAAGGCATTGACATGGTGTCCTTCATCGCTGGCAATGTATAGGAAAGCAAGTATCACGTGTTATGGAATAGATACAATTCTTTGCTACTATTTTAAAAATTATACATTTACAGTACTGTACAGACTTATTAtatggacaaggcccttgtatgtAGCGCCTCCTTGAtttagtggttagcgtgcttgggtactactccgcgggcccgggttcgaatcccggtccggacagtcggcgtgcagctcacccagctgttcatcctccctttcgggggctggtcgataaatgggtacctggggaaacctggggaaggtaaactgtgataacccggatgtcacactggccctttgtCTCGGGGTGATGGGCTtcctcctaccacaggctcaagggccaatgcgacggataaGAGCACCGAtgccatgcgcagctatagcgtatgcccccgaCTTTACCTCTACCCTTGTGTGTAGACATCATCGGAGAGCGGGAAAACACTgatggagacggtacagaacgcctaacgtcggggaagctgatttagtacgAGATGAGATACGAGGTTGACAGTtaaggttttgagttaaggacagaccgaatGTTTATTGCGGAAggagacagctgagtgttgtcgaagaataggggattggtgtttgggagattgtgtcgagttgatactTTGAGAAATTGagattttgaggcattgaagtgCACTTAAATTCCTTCTGCCACattcagaaataatagcaaggtcagaggctaaacgttctgcagcGTCCAGTTGTCGTTTGCTCTCCTTTGCACTGCTCACCCCGACACCCCCACACAAACATGGAGACTCCCACGAACCTTCAGGTTGAAGCTGACGATGTCAATGTTACTTTTGACCGTCAGGTCTCTCAGTAGTTCTTCGGCCGCGCTAACCTGAagtaaaacgaagaaaatgagatgTGTGTGACGAGAAGTATTCGCAACGTTTACTTTATAACAAACACGATGAAGGGACAGTGACGCGATCTCGAACGTCACTTGCCGGACGGCGCCCACCTGGTTGACGAAGTTCTGCCCCAGGGTGTAGTATTTGACCATGAAGTAGTAGGCGAGGCACAATGTGAAGACCGTGACGCCGTCAATATCATAGCCTGTCATGGTGGCATAGGGGCAGGCGACGGCCAGCAGGACTGCGATCATCAGCCTCGTTGTGACCACCGGGAAGAAGCAGCGAGTCGCCGCCGCCTTCTGAAGCTCCACCTGTAGGAAAGGAAGTTGTGCACGGCGTCTAGTCTCCTACCCTTGATTTGGTTTGTTCCATCCTGATCTGTGCAAGCGCAggctttgctattttgtccatttcattcactgcactgtcttaATTCTAATTGCTTATACTAAGCTTAACTTTGATCTTATGATTTCCTTCTGATTCTTCAGGGTTTTCTTCTGATTGAAGGTCAGGTTTATGGGATACTCTCTGTTCAATAGTTGCTGAGCTACGGGGTCCATGGCAGTCTTggatttgtcatttttttcatgAATACTACcataagatcaaaggtaagcttagtGGCTATAAGCATAGTAGCTATTGACAGAGTTCAGTGAATAAAATGGATAAAATAGCAAAGCTCGCGCATACGCTgatcaggatgggacaaaccaaatcaaGGGTACGAGACTAGACGCCTCACCGGCGCGGGTCTGAGGCTGAGTGAGTCCCAACAGTAACAACACTCTGAGTACCGGCAGTGACCAATTACTTGCGACGCCCAAGACAGCTCTCCTACATACCTCCCGGATGACAGCCTCGAGGTCACGCACGGCTCGCAGCGCCGCCCCGACGTCGGTTTCACACTGGAGGGATCCGTCGGGTGCGAGGAGCATGGAAACCCTGGCCACCGTGTTCTCCGTTGCGGCCACCAGGCGGCGGCCCAGGAGGCCGAACACCATGGAGGTCACTTCTTGGGGCACAATGTAGCCTATCCAGTAGAGAGTGTTCACGGGCGGGAGCATCATGATATATATGGTCGTGTTTGTGGCGAACGATACAATGGTTAACACGACTGACAGGATCGTATGCCCGACCACAAAAAATATGGCCAGCAGAGTCTGTGGTTTGCAGTACCAGCGGTAGGAGGGCGGCGGCGAGACTTCCGTGATCCCCGACAGGTCGTGCAGGATCCCCGCCAGCCTGCCGCTCCTCACACCCATGGCAGCGGGAGTCACACACAGGACTGCCATCGACAAGATGGCAGTACTGGTGTACGCAATGTTGCCCAACTGTGTAGTATAGGTTTGTTGTAATAACATTTCTGTGGTCTCCAAAGCAGTCAATGCCTGTAAAAAGAATGCGAAGATTGACCAAAGGCATAGCGGGAGACTAAATGTGGGCGGTTTGCTTGTCGCGGACATCCTGTAGGGGAAGCAGCCGTACACCTGCATGGCGGGCACCACCACTCGCCACGGGAACATTGTCGACGAGGTGTCCGGCGGCAGCATCTCGGCGGCGGTGAAGGTGCGTCAGGGCCACGCACCACTCACTGCCCTGTTCTGCTGATCGAGCGGGGCGCTGGTCGAGGAGTGACGCTGCCAGGAGAGGGTTGCTGTCGAGGCAGCGATGTTAGGGTCGTCACTATAATAGCGATTGACAGCCATTGAGCGGCAAACTACTTTCAATTAACTCCACTCTGCGCTGTTTGTCTTACACTAGTGACTAGTCATATGGTCGCATCGTACCCACACTAAGTATATTGTgcgagcagaaaaaaaagtaaagagctGCGCCTTCATCATTTGACTATACGTGTTATCAGTCGTGGCACGCAGCTGCCTATGATGAACCTGTCATTGCAAACTGTTGACTGGATGAGACTCAAGCATTCTATTTGTAGCAGGGAGAGTTCGATTTCTGGTGCCAAGTGGACTTAGCAGCGGCCGGCGGGCCAGGTGAACGCTGCTGGTCCACTTCATTCCCAAGTCATTGTCTACGTGAATGTATACTGCAAACTTCCCGTCCGTCTCTCTTGTTCTCATGGCTGCTGTTTCCTCTTATCTTACCAACACGGTACGCTCAGTTCTATTTGTATAGATATCGAGGTCATGTTTATGTAATCGTAACCCTGTGAATAATTTGTAAACTTGAGGGAATGCTGAATGTGTCGTCTGTGTGGACGGTCGCTTCCTCCCTCGCTTGTCGCGCCAATATTATGTCTGATTCCTTGggccttacaacaacaa of the Eriocheir sinensis breed Jianghai 21 chromosome 24, ASM2467909v1, whole genome shotgun sequence genome contains:
- the LOC127002696 gene encoding uncharacterized protein LOC127002696, coding for MLPPDTSSTMFPWRVVVPAMQVYGCFPYRMSATSKPPTFSLPLCLWSIFAFFLQALTALETTEMLLQQTYTTQLGNIAYTSTAILSMAVLCVTPAAMGVRSGRLAGILHDLSGITEVSPPPSYRWYCKPQTLLAIFFVVGHTILSVVLTIVSFATNTTIYIMMLPPVNTLYWIGYIVPQEVTSMVFGLLGRRLVAATENTVARVSMLLAPDGSLQCETDVGAALRAVRDLEAVIREVELQKAAATRCFFPVVTTRLMIAVLLAVACPYATMTGYDIDGVTVFTLCLAYYFMVKYYTLGQNFVNQVGAVRQVTFEIASLSLHRVCYKVNVANTSRHTHLIFFVLLQVSAAEELLRDLTVKSNIDIVSFNLKVNRIMDRLSRGLSSLDMCGWYRLDYAAFLGLLNTVLTYLVIIFQMGGIRVGTSGSTGNSSDPGIEN